The following coding sequences lie in one Monomorium pharaonis isolate MP-MQ-018 chromosome 1, ASM1337386v2, whole genome shotgun sequence genomic window:
- the LOC118647802 gene encoding histone acetyltransferase KAT2A-like, translating into MEIDEQDDQILAHAADRFDQLHVQKKTKKVQPAMAVPKTSGTIQHPPPAPAPTTTPAMTTAPAPTTAPAPTTAPASAPTTVPAPASSSTPIPTPEPVPPPNPDPALPPLKDEKNEKPRRWQRGGRNRKGRGGQKGRGGRGGRGGGGRDLRNVFYFTCS; encoded by the exons ATGGAAATCGATGAACAAGACGACCAGATTTTAGCACATGCAGCTGATCGTTTCGATCAGCtacatgtacaaaaaaaaaccaaaaaagtTCAACCGGCGATGGCGGTGCCGAAAACATCAGGAACAATTCAACACCCGCCTCCAGCTCCGGCTCCGACTACGACCCCGGCTATGACTACGGCCCCGGCTCCGACTACGGCCCCGGCTCCGACTACGGCCCCGGCTTCGGCCCCGACTACGGTCCCGGCTCCGGCCTCGTCTTCGACCCCAATTCCAACACCGGAACCGGTCCCGCCCCCGAACCCGGACCCGGCCCTACCGCCATTAAAAGACGAGAAAAACGAAAAAC ctCGTCGGTGGCAACGAGGAGGTCGAAATCGCAAAGGCCGCGGAGGACAAAAAGGCCGTGGAGGCCGTGGAGGCCGTGGAGGCGGTGGGCGCGATctaagaaatgttttttactttaccTGTTCATAA